A single Methanocaldococcus bathoardescens DNA region contains:
- a CDS encoding DHH family phosphoesterase, producing MIVKCPICDGTGKKVVKYKTCPVCEGTGFIDEFSPKQHMKRVSKRANYDLDYGEIECPKCKGSGKVPIYAKCDFCGGSGKVVKCDRCGAIIGKYPDFKDRTLCDKCLKEEEERKKGLRNVYVFDELATFYDVEPGKFYKGVVTRIEKYGAFINLNEQVRGLLRPRDMISLRLENLNIGDEIIVQAIDVRPEKREIDFKYIPLTTYDLVKYEKEVPLSQIKDISQNLVEMRDQVVHIRGEVVQIVQTPGPTVFTITDGTDFAWVAALEIAGLRAHPDVKVGDIVDVIGRVTIRDGRLQIERIKLNKLEGEEAEEIKKKIEEEIDRRAEPAKDIPFLVKSEVLERLRPKMADVAKRIRKAVLDGRPIIIRHHADTDGYCGGIALEKAILPIIDKFAIDVDAIWHFFKRRPSKAPFYELEDVTKDLVFSIEDALKFGQKLPLIVLIDNGSTDEDIPAISKAKAYGIEVIVIDHHFPGEVVDGKVEVDDYVDAHVNPYLVGGDSNLTAGVLGTEIARMINPDVEDEIKHIPGIAVVGDHAKGEEAEQYIKIALDRLNELSKKYGKGRTYDREYLEKIALCMDFEAFYLRFMDGKGIVDDILATNIKEFGRHEELIDILYEQAMKMVERQMKAVIPALKTEFLENGIILNTLDVEKYAHKFTFPAPGKTTGFAHDYIVQKYGEDKPIITLSYGPDFGVVRATDAVHEKYNFNLNLIVEQLMEEIPEASLDGGGHECAGSLKFVEGLRDKVIGRFIEIIKNMKPKE from the coding sequence ATGATAGTAAAATGTCCAATTTGTGATGGAACAGGAAAAAAAGTAGTTAAATATAAAACATGTCCTGTGTGTGAGGGAACTGGATTTATAGATGAATTTTCACCAAAGCAACACATGAAAAGAGTTTCTAAGAGAGCAAATTATGACTTGGATTATGGTGAGATAGAGTGTCCAAAGTGTAAAGGTTCTGGGAAAGTTCCAATTTATGCAAAATGTGATTTTTGTGGTGGAAGTGGGAAGGTAGTTAAATGTGATAGATGTGGAGCTATAATTGGAAAATATCCTGACTTTAAAGATAGGACATTATGTGATAAATGTTTAAAAGAAGAGGAAGAGAGAAAGAAAGGGCTTAGAAATGTATATGTGTTTGATGAACTTGCCACATTTTACGATGTTGAGCCAGGTAAATTTTACAAAGGGGTTGTTACAAGAATTGAAAAGTATGGGGCTTTCATTAACTTAAATGAGCAAGTTAGAGGGCTTTTAAGACCAAGAGATATGATAAGCTTAAGATTAGAAAATTTAAATATTGGTGATGAAATTATAGTTCAAGCAATAGATGTAAGACCCGAAAAGAGAGAGATTGACTTCAAATATATTCCATTAACAACCTATGATTTAGTTAAATATGAAAAAGAAGTTCCATTATCTCAGATAAAGGACATATCCCAAAATTTAGTTGAGATGAGAGACCAGGTTGTGCATATAAGAGGAGAGGTTGTTCAGATTGTTCAGACACCAGGGCCTACAGTATTTACAATAACAGACGGAACTGACTTTGCTTGGGTAGCTGCTTTAGAAATAGCTGGTTTGAGAGCTCATCCGGATGTTAAAGTTGGAGATATAGTTGATGTTATTGGGAGAGTTACAATAAGGGATGGAAGATTACAGATTGAGAGAATAAAACTCAATAAGTTAGAAGGAGAAGAAGCAGAAGAAATTAAGAAAAAAATAGAGGAGGAAATTGATAGAAGGGCTGAACCTGCTAAAGATATACCATTCTTAGTTAAAAGTGAAGTTTTAGAAAGATTGAGACCAAAAATGGCTGATGTAGCTAAGAGGATTAGAAAGGCAGTTTTAGATGGAAGACCAATAATTATTAGACATCATGCAGATACAGATGGTTATTGTGGAGGAATTGCATTAGAAAAGGCGATATTGCCAATAATTGATAAATTTGCTATAGATGTTGATGCAATATGGCACTTCTTTAAGAGAAGACCATCAAAAGCCCCATTCTATGAATTAGAGGATGTAACCAAAGATTTAGTATTCTCTATAGAAGATGCCTTGAAGTTTGGGCAGAAATTGCCTTTGATTGTATTGATTGATAATGGAAGTACTGATGAAGACATCCCAGCTATATCTAAGGCAAAGGCTTATGGTATAGAGGTTATTGTAATAGATCACCACTTCCCTGGAGAGGTTGTTGATGGAAAAGTTGAGGTTGATGACTACGTAGATGCCCATGTAAATCCTTATTTAGTTGGAGGAGATAGCAACTTAACTGCTGGTGTTTTAGGAACTGAAATAGCGAGAATGATAAACCCAGATGTTGAAGATGAAATTAAACATATACCAGGAATAGCTGTTGTTGGAGACCATGCTAAAGGAGAAGAGGCGGAGCAGTATATAAAAATAGCTCTTGATAGATTAAATGAATTGAGCAAAAAATACGGTAAAGGAAGAACTTATGATAGAGAGTATTTAGAGAAAATAGCCCTATGTATGGATTTTGAGGCATTCTACTTGAGATTTATGGATGGTAAGGGAATTGTTGATGATATATTAGCAACAAACATAAAAGAGTTTGGAAGACATGAAGAGCTTATAGATATATTGTATGAGCAGGCAATGAAGATGGTTGAAAGGCAGATGAAAGCAGTTATTCCAGCTTTAAAAACAGAGTTCTTAGAGAATGGAATTATATTAAATACCTTAGATGTTGAAAAATATGCTCACAAATTCACTTTCCCAGCTCCAGGAAAAACCACTGGATTTGCTCATGATTATATAGTCCAAAAATATGGTGAGGATAAGCCAATTATAACTCTCTCTTATGGTCCTGACTTTGGAGTTGTTAGAGCTACAGATGCGGTTCATGAGAAATATAACTTTAACTTAAACCTAATAGTTGAGCAGTTAATGGAAGAGATTCCAGAGGCATCTTTGGATGGAGGAGGTCATGAGTGTGCAGGTAGCTTAAAATTTGTTGAAGGGCTGAGAGATAAAGTAATTGGTAGATTTATTGAAATCATCAAAAATATGAAGCCAAAAGAGTGA
- a CDS encoding threonine--tRNA ligase has protein sequence MRMLLIHSDYLEFEAKQKTKIAEETENLKGKLDECLACFIAVEREDENNPEGVVRGAVEEIEKVANQLKVNNIVVYPYAHLSSDLSSPETAIKVLKDIENILREKGYNVLRAPFGWYKAFKISCKGHPLSELSRKIVAKEEKKEKGEESKFYLLNPETEEAVELSEENINIIKDEELLALAKHELGIREHKEHDEPPHVRFIKEKDICSYEEASDPGHFRWYPKGKLIRDLLADYVYNMVVKMGAMPVETPIMYDLGNPAIREHADKFGERQYRFRQGNRELMLRFAACFGQFMMKKDMYLLPRYLPLKLYELSTYSFRYEQRGELVGLKRLRCFTMPDMHTVCLNLEQAMEEFEKQFWECLTTGDDLNLSYSVIFRFTKDFFEEHRDWFFKIAKEYKIKYGKDVILEILPKRKHYWVGKVDIAVIDSLGRPIENPTVQIDVESAKRFNIKVHTNEGEIYPIILHCSPTGSIERVLCGLLEKAAIEAENGKAPMLPVWLSPIQVRVIPVAERHYDYALKVAEKLRENNIRADFDDREDSVSKKIRNAGREWIPYVVVIGDEEMESDKLTVTIREKSTLKKPYKEKMTLDELIERIKKETAEYPYRPLPLPIRCSLQPKFH, from the coding sequence ATGAGGATGTTATTAATCCACTCTGATTATTTAGAGTTTGAAGCAAAGCAAAAAACAAAAATTGCAGAAGAAACAGAGAATTTAAAAGGTAAGTTGGATGAATGTTTAGCTTGTTTTATTGCTGTTGAGAGAGAGGATGAAAATAATCCAGAAGGTGTTGTAAGAGGGGCAGTTGAAGAGATTGAGAAAGTTGCTAATCAGTTAAAGGTTAATAACATTGTTGTTTATCCTTATGCTCATTTATCAAGCGATTTATCTTCACCTGAAACAGCTATAAAGGTTTTAAAAGACATTGAAAATATTTTAAGAGAAAAAGGTTATAATGTCTTAAGAGCGCCATTTGGATGGTATAAAGCATTTAAAATCAGCTGTAAAGGACATCCTTTAAGTGAATTGTCAAGAAAGATTGTAGCTAAGGAAGAAAAGAAAGAAAAAGGGGAAGAGTCTAAGTTTTATTTATTAAACCCAGAAACAGAAGAAGCTGTTGAGCTAAGTGAAGAAAACATTAACATAATCAAAGATGAAGAGCTTTTAGCTTTAGCTAAACATGAGTTAGGAATTAGAGAACATAAAGAGCATGATGAACCACCACATGTAAGGTTTATTAAAGAAAAGGATATCTGTAGCTATGAAGAGGCATCAGACCCTGGACACTTTAGATGGTATCCAAAAGGTAAGTTGATTAGAGATTTATTGGCAGATTATGTTTATAACATGGTAGTTAAAATGGGAGCAATGCCAGTAGAAACACCAATTATGTATGATTTAGGAAATCCTGCTATTAGAGAGCATGCTGATAAATTTGGTGAGAGGCAGTATAGATTTAGACAAGGAAATAGAGAGTTAATGTTGAGATTTGCAGCATGCTTTGGGCAGTTTATGATGAAAAAGGATATGTATCTATTGCCAAGATACCTGCCTTTAAAGCTTTATGAGTTATCAACATACAGCTTTAGATATGAGCAAAGAGGAGAGTTGGTTGGATTAAAGAGATTAAGATGCTTTACAATGCCAGATATGCACACTGTCTGCTTAAACTTAGAGCAGGCAATGGAAGAGTTTGAAAAACAATTTTGGGAGTGTTTAACAACAGGAGATGATTTAAATCTAAGCTATTCAGTAATCTTCAGATTTACAAAAGATTTCTTTGAAGAGCATAGAGATTGGTTCTTTAAAATAGCAAAGGAATACAAAATTAAATATGGAAAAGATGTTATCTTAGAAATTTTACCAAAAAGAAAACACTACTGGGTTGGTAAGGTAGATATTGCTGTCATAGACAGCTTAGGAAGGCCTATTGAAAACCCAACTGTGCAGATAGATGTTGAGAGTGCTAAAAGATTTAATATAAAAGTGCATACAAATGAAGGAGAGATTTATCCAATAATATTGCATTGCTCACCAACTGGTTCAATTGAGAGGGTTTTATGTGGTTTGTTAGAAAAAGCTGCTATAGAAGCAGAAAATGGAAAAGCTCCGATGCTACCTGTTTGGTTATCACCAATACAAGTTAGAGTTATCCCAGTGGCAGAGAGGCATTATGATTATGCTTTAAAAGTTGCTGAGAAGTTGAGAGAAAACAACATTAGGGCAGATTTTGATGATAGGGAAGATAGTGTTAGTAAAAAGATTAGAAATGCAGGAAGAGAATGGATTCCTTATGTTGTAGTTATTGGGGATGAAGAAATGGAATCAGATAAATTAACAGTTACTATTAGAGAAAAATCAACCTTAAAGAAACCATATAAAGAGAAGATGACATTAGATGAGTTGATTGAGAGAATCAAAAAAGAAACTGCTGAATATCCATATAGACCATTACCATTACCGATAAGATGTTCATTACAGCCAAAATTCCATTAA
- a CDS encoding APC family permease, protein MGHLTLKDAVFLTITSIVGGGIFVLSPLTYLLFGKSMIWGWVFLIFVSLIMAFPFAYASTKISESGGVYKFIMKVLKREVGVFSAYTLWLSGIFALSGVVSFFGIIFNTKFNVPHVGLYLIVVLCFLILGGLKIVGNFVRIFGILTITIILYIVFSNGIKIENIGNFDIKNAVLTIYFGLWTATGWEGITMPLSAFKNQKAIAYGLLIGTLIIGILYLLFSLTIISLNVKTNNLNDILNILIGDNIFLLAGMLLIISSCAFSVLFTLSYMPYGMGEDRIFPKIFVKLRKEIPYYGVILNTLLVIILLIFDAKTLIDMSMFFTLIAYFLLYLAVFKESYGKIKIISLASLLITGMLISFRIYNFIEKIFL, encoded by the coding sequence ATGGGGCATTTAACTCTTAAAGATGCTGTATTTTTAACAATAACTTCTATTGTTGGTGGAGGAATTTTTGTTCTTTCCCCATTAACTTATTTATTATTTGGAAAATCAATGATATGGGGCTGGGTTTTTTTAATATTTGTATCTTTAATTATGGCATTTCCATTTGCTTATGCATCAACAAAGATAAGTGAAAGTGGTGGGGTTTATAAGTTTATAATGAAGGTTTTAAAGAGGGAAGTTGGTGTTTTCTCTGCCTACACATTGTGGCTCTCAGGGATTTTTGCATTGTCTGGGGTTGTGTCATTTTTTGGAATTATCTTCAATACAAAATTTAATGTTCCTCATGTTGGATTATATTTGATTGTTGTTTTATGCTTTTTAATTTTAGGGGGGCTTAAGATTGTTGGCAATTTTGTTAGAATTTTTGGAATACTAACTATAACAATCATTTTATATATTGTGTTTTCAAATGGAATTAAAATTGAAAATATTGGAAATTTTGATATAAAAAATGCTGTCTTAACAATTTACTTTGGATTATGGACAGCTACTGGATGGGAAGGTATAACCATGCCATTATCTGCATTTAAAAATCAAAAAGCCATAGCTTATGGATTGTTGATAGGAACTCTCATCATTGGAATTTTATACTTGTTGTTTTCACTAACTATTATATCTTTAAACGTAAAAACAAATAATTTAAATGATATACTGAATATATTAATTGGGGACAATATATTTTTATTAGCTGGGATGTTATTAATAATTTCCAGCTGTGCGTTTAGTGTTTTATTTACATTATCTTACATGCCGTATGGGATGGGTGAAGATAGAATATTTCCAAAAATATTTGTAAAATTAAGAAAAGAAATCCCCTATTATGGGGTTATTTTAAATACTTTGCTGGTTATAATTTTGTTAATTTTTGATGCAAAAACCTTAATAGATATGAGCATGTTCTTCACTTTAATAGCATATTTTTTATTGTATTTAGCTGTGTTTAAAGAATCTTATGGAAAAATAAAAATCATCTCATTAGCTTCCCTATTAATAACTGGGATGCTAATATCGTTTAGGATTTATAATTTCATAGAAAAAATTTTTCTATAA
- a CDS encoding 2-isopropylmalate synthase, protein MIIYREENEIIKKALENLNIPERVYIFDTTLRDGEQTPGVSLTPEEKIEIAIKLDDLGVDVIEAGFPVSSLGEQEAIKKICSLNLNAEICGLARAVKKDIDVAIECGVDRIHTFIATSPLHRKYKLKKSKEEIIDIAVEAIEYIKEHGIRVEFSAEDATRTELDYLIEVYKKAVEAGADIINVPDTVGVMIPRAMYYLINELKKEIKVPISVHCHNDFGLAVANSLAAVEAGAEQVHCTINGLGERGGNAALEEVVMSLVSIYGVKTEIKTEKLYEISQLVSKYTEIKVQPNKAVVGENAFAHESGIHAHGVLAHALTYEPIPPELVGQKRKIILGKHTGTHAIEAKLKELGIEVGKDINKEQFEEIVKRIKALGDKGKRVTDRDVEAIVEDVVGKLAKKDRVVELEQIAVMTGNKVIPTASVALKIEEEIKKSSAIGVGPVDAAVKAIQRAIGEKIKLKEYHINAITGGTDALAEVIVTLEGYGREITTKAASEDIVRASVEAVIDGINKILAKREK, encoded by the coding sequence ATGATAATTTATAGAGAGGAAAATGAGATTATAAAAAAGGCACTTGAAAATCTAAATATTCCAGAGAGAGTTTATATTTTTGATACAACACTTAGAGATGGTGAGCAAACACCTGGTGTTTCTCTAACACCAGAAGAAAAGATAGAAATTGCCATAAAATTAGATGATTTAGGTGTTGATGTTATTGAAGCTGGTTTCCCTGTTTCTTCCTTAGGTGAGCAAGAGGCAATCAAAAAAATCTGTTCATTAAATTTAAATGCTGAGATTTGTGGATTGGCGAGAGCTGTAAAAAAAGATATTGATGTAGCTATTGAGTGTGGCGTAGATAGAATTCACACTTTCATAGCAACATCCCCACTACATAGAAAATACAAATTAAAGAAATCTAAGGAAGAGATTATTGATATAGCGGTTGAGGCAATTGAATATATAAAAGAACATGGAATTAGGGTAGAGTTTTCGGCAGAAGATGCCACAAGAACAGAGCTTGATTATTTAATAGAAGTTTATAAAAAAGCTGTTGAAGCTGGGGCAGATATAATTAATGTCCCAGATACAGTTGGTGTTATGATTCCAAGGGCTATGTATTACTTAATAAATGAGTTAAAAAAAGAAATAAAAGTCCCTATATCAGTCCATTGCCACAATGATTTTGGATTGGCAGTTGCTAATTCATTAGCTGCAGTTGAAGCAGGGGCTGAGCAAGTGCATTGTACAATAAATGGTTTGGGGGAGAGAGGAGGAAATGCGGCATTAGAAGAAGTGGTTATGAGCTTAGTTTCAATCTATGGAGTTAAAACAGAAATTAAAACAGAGAAGTTGTATGAAATTTCACAGCTTGTATCAAAATACACTGAAATTAAGGTTCAACCAAATAAAGCTGTTGTTGGAGAAAATGCCTTCGCTCATGAAAGTGGAATACATGCCCATGGTGTTTTAGCTCATGCATTAACCTATGAGCCAATTCCACCAGAATTAGTAGGGCAGAAAAGAAAAATAATATTAGGTAAGCACACTGGAACTCATGCAATTGAAGCAAAGTTAAAAGAGTTGGGAATTGAGGTTGGTAAAGATATAAATAAAGAGCAGTTTGAGGAGATAGTCAAGAGAATTAAAGCCCTTGGAGATAAAGGGAAGAGAGTTACTGATAGGGATGTTGAAGCAATAGTTGAAGATGTTGTTGGCAAATTAGCTAAAAAAGATAGAGTTGTTGAGTTAGAGCAGATAGCGGTTATGACAGGTAATAAAGTTATTCCAACCGCTTCAGTTGCTTTAAAGATTGAAGAAGAGATTAAAAAAAGCTCTGCTATTGGTGTTGGACCTGTAGATGCGGCAGTTAAAGCAATACAAAGAGCAATTGGAGAGAAAATTAAACTTAAAGAGTATCATATAAACGCCATAACTGGAGGGACTGATGCATTAGCAGAGGTTATTGTAACATTAGAAGGATATGGGAGGGAAATAACAACAAAAGCAGCAAGTGAAGATATAGTTAGAGCTTCAGTTGAGGCAGTTATAGATGGAATTAATAAGATTTTAGCAAAAAGAGAAAAATAG
- a CDS encoding PDDEXK family nuclease has product MHLHEFLKNKCNPLCKYSHYFINENEANLKFYVILSLWKNGIDARPEVAIEKGRVDIAFLANDEIVLIETKSKIFDTFEQMFNYLLCGDYIFEIAPYNDKNLESTKYLTWTLNNLKNSFYQVFYRHLSHILENNLLEKFSEIASFNIGRYLINQKNGDIFEIRPAIKNSIPNILKCDTTHLKRKLKSHISDKNNKTDNRIIHDYTMGVVGEYFLKLGYNVAFEQKLKSLKEEYIDFNWTHPFANPDKIHFGKKIEKIPRIDILVWKGNERIGIEVKTNKSISKAYEQISIYKKAMEINKLYLAIPDFPISSKNTILKAKKLCEMADIELLLVDLEQHKVNFGKQMKQTNLFDFM; this is encoded by the coding sequence ATGCATCTTCATGAATTTCTTAAAAATAAGTGTAATCCATTATGTAAATATTCACACTATTTTATAAATGAAAATGAAGCCAATCTTAAGTTTTATGTTATTCTTAGTTTATGGAAAAATGGCATTGATGCTCGTCCAGAAGTAGCTATAGAAAAAGGTAGAGTGGATATAGCATTTTTAGCAAATGATGAAATTGTGTTGATAGAAACAAAATCAAAGATTTTTGACACTTTTGAACAGATGTTTAATTATCTTCTTTGTGGAGATTACATTTTTGAAATTGCTCCTTATAATGATAAAAATTTAGAATCAACAAAATATCTGACTTGGACATTAAATAATCTAAAAAATTCATTTTATCAAGTGTTTTATCGTCATCTCTCTCATATATTAGAAAACAATCTATTAGAAAAATTTTCTGAAATTGCATCATTTAACATTGGAAGATATTTAATTAATCAAAAGAATGGAGATATATTTGAAATAAGACCTGCAATAAAAAATTCAATTCCAAATATTTTAAAGTGCGATACTACACATCTTAAAAGAAAGTTAAAAAGCCATATATCAGATAAAAATAATAAAACAGACAATAGAATAATACACGATTATACAATGGGAGTTGTTGGAGAGTATTTCTTAAAATTAGGATATAATGTTGCTTTTGAACAGAAACTTAAAAGCTTAAAGGAAGAATATATCGATTTTAATTGGACACATCCATTTGCAAATCCAGATAAAATTCATTTTGGTAAGAAAATTGAAAAAATACCAAGAATTGATATATTGGTATGGAAAGGAAACGAAAGAATTGGAATAGAAGTAAAAACAAATAAATCCATATCAAAAGCTTATGAACAAATTTCCATATATAAAAAAGCAATGGAAATAAATAAATTATATCTTGCAATTCCTGATTTTCCAATATCATCAAAAAATACAATATTAAAAGCCAAAAAGCTTTGTGAAATGGCTGATATAGAGCTTTTATTAGTGGATTTAGAACAACATAAAGTTAATTTTGGGAAGCAGATGAAACAAACAAATTTATTTGATTTTATGTAA
- a CDS encoding formylmethanofuran dehydrogenase subunit B, whose amino-acid sequence MVKVIKNVVCPFCGTLCDDLEILVEDNHIVGTRHACRIGNAKFMHFEGAVRYTEPLMRENKKDDFKKVDYETAIEETARLLTESALPLIYGWSATECHAHMYGVELAELVGAVVDNTASVUHGPSLLAVQDVGYPVCTLGEVKNRADVIIFWGSNPMHAHPRHMSRYSVFARGFFRERGREDRTLIVVDPRETDTAKLADIHLQVEQHKDYELVSAMRAVLKGFELQVDRVAGVPADLIYEAMEICKNAQFGELFFAMGVTMTKGKHRNIDNAIQLIIDLNAYTKFGLMPMRGHYNVNGFNQVLTWVTGYPFGVDFSRGYPRYNPGETTANDLLQRGETDMMLNIASDPGAHFPQKAVQHMAKIPLVCIDPHETPTTQLANIIIPPAIAGVEVEGTAYRMDGVPIQLKKVIDPPEGVLPDREILKMLIKKVKEML is encoded by the coding sequence ATGGTAAAGGTTATTAAAAATGTTGTTTGTCCATTCTGTGGGACATTATGTGATGACTTAGAGATTTTAGTTGAAGACAACCACATAGTTGGAACAAGACACGCATGTAGAATTGGAAATGCTAAGTTTATGCACTTTGAAGGTGCTGTGAGATACACAGAACCATTAATGAGAGAGAACAAAAAAGATGACTTCAAAAAAGTTGATTATGAAACTGCAATTGAAGAAACTGCAAGATTATTAACTGAGTCTGCTCTACCATTAATCTACGGATGGAGTGCTACTGAATGTCATGCACACATGTATGGAGTTGAGTTAGCTGAATTGGTTGGAGCAGTTGTTGACAACACCGCAAGTGTTTGACACGGACCTTCACTCTTGGCTGTGCAGGATGTAGGATACCCTGTCTGTACCTTAGGAGAAGTTAAAAACAGAGCTGATGTAATTATCTTCTGGGGTTCGAACCCAATGCACGCCCACCCAAGACACATGAGTAGATATTCAGTATTTGCAAGAGGATTCTTTAGAGAAAGAGGAAGAGAAGATAGAACTTTAATCGTTGTAGACCCAAGAGAGACAGATACTGCAAAGTTAGCAGATATTCACTTGCAAGTTGAACAGCATAAGGATTATGAGTTAGTTAGTGCAATGAGAGCAGTATTGAAAGGATTTGAACTGCAAGTAGATAGAGTTGCGGGAGTTCCAGCAGATTTAATCTATGAAGCAATGGAAATTTGTAAGAATGCACAGTTTGGAGAGTTGTTCTTCGCTATGGGAGTAACAATGACAAAAGGAAAACACAGAAACATTGACAACGCTATCCAATTAATCATTGACTTAAACGCTTACACAAAATTCGGACTAATGCCAATGAGAGGACACTACAACGTAAATGGATTCAACCAGGTCTTAACTTGGGTTACAGGTTATCCATTTGGAGTTGATTTCTCAAGAGGTTATCCAAGATACAACCCAGGAGAAACAACAGCTAATGACTTGTTGCAGAGAGGAGAAACTGACATGATGTTAAACATCGCTTCAGACCCAGGGGCTCACTTCCCACAAAAAGCTGTACAACACATGGCAAAGATACCATTAGTTTGCATTGACCCACACGAAACACCAACAACTCAATTGGCAAACATTATCATCCCACCAGCAATTGCTGGGGTTGAGGTTGAAGGAACTGCTTATAGAATGGATGGAGTTCCAATTCAGTTGAAGAAAGTCATTGACCCACCAGAGGGTGTCTTGCCAGATAGAGAGATATTGAAGATGCTCATTAAGAAGGTTAAAGAGATGCTCTAA
- the vhuB gene encoding F420-non-reducing hydrogenase associated-polyferredoxin VhuB, with product MSITIQKDACLVCYACQAECPTKAIDIDSFNVCTLCMQCVNVCPTGALVEEDIEINGKTVKRVNYLAHKCKKCGACANVCPVGIKKVDDNFPYSKGHCVLCQKCIEVCPIEIISLPGIIDKPIKEVKAPKEPIAVTDACVGCGICVPECPVEAITLENNKAVIDKSKCIYCSICAQTCPWNAIFVAGKIPKKRRKEVRKFEVDAEKCVYCLKCVEICPGDMIKVDEANMIVVPPKSCPACKLCVNICPVDALELDVKLSSPHPITDEGLVIVEEDFDVLKKCASVCPTEAIVVDDKKKEVRMCIVCGACTVACPTGALKLGKIEHNGKEYNRIEFSPYLCDKCGKCVEVCPMKTLRLSRGKLPLKGYCVMCLLCLSCAEAEKKKVLELR from the coding sequence ATGAGCATAACAATCCAGAAAGACGCTTGTTTAGTGTGCTATGCTTGCCAGGCAGAGTGTCCAACTAAAGCGATAGATATAGATAGTTTTAACGTCTGTACCTTATGCATGCAGTGTGTTAATGTTTGTCCAACTGGAGCGTTAGTAGAAGAGGATATCGAAATCAATGGAAAAACTGTGAAGAGAGTTAATTACTTAGCTCACAAGTGTAAGAAGTGTGGGGCCTGTGCAAACGTTTGTCCTGTAGGTATAAAGAAAGTTGATGATAACTTCCCATATTCAAAAGGACATTGCGTTTTATGTCAAAAATGTATAGAAGTTTGTCCAATCGAAATAATTTCCCTACCAGGAATTATAGACAAACCAATAAAAGAAGTTAAAGCTCCAAAAGAACCGATAGCAGTTACAGATGCGTGTGTTGGTTGTGGAATTTGTGTTCCAGAGTGTCCTGTAGAGGCTATAACCTTAGAAAACAACAAGGCAGTTATCGATAAGAGTAAGTGTATTTACTGCAGTATTTGTGCTCAAACATGTCCGTGGAATGCTATCTTTGTAGCTGGTAAGATTCCTAAGAAGAGAAGAAAAGAAGTTAGAAAGTTTGAAGTTGATGCAGAGAAGTGTGTCTACTGTCTAAAATGTGTCGAAATCTGTCCAGGAGATATGATTAAGGTTGATGAGGCAAATATGATTGTTGTCCCACCAAAATCATGTCCTGCTTGTAAGCTCTGTGTAAATATCTGTCCAGTCGATGCTTTAGAATTGGATGTTAAGTTAAGCTCCCCTCATCCAATAACCGATGAGGGCTTGGTTATTGTAGAAGAGGATTTCGATGTGTTGAAAAAATGTGCCTCTGTCTGTCCAACTGAGGCTATTGTAGTAGATGATAAAAAGAAAGAAGTTAGAATGTGTATTGTCTGTGGAGCTTGTACTGTAGCTTGCCCAACTGGTGCTTTGAAGTTGGGCAAGATAGAGCATAATGGTAAGGAATACAATAGGATTGAATTCAGCCCTTACTTGTGCGATAAATGTGGAAAGTGTGTTGAGGTCTGTCCAATGAAGACTTTAAGATTATCAAGAGGAAAGTTGCCATTGAAAGGTTACTGTGTGATGTGCTTGCTCTGTCTATCCTGTGCAGAAGCAGAGAAAAAGAAAGTTTTAGAATTAAGATAA
- the vhuU gene encoding F420-non-reducing hydrogenase selenoprotein subunit VhuU — MAEKSTVKVDEAKLNLIEMVLRAYDPUYSCAAHIIVKDEKGNKIIEIIKE; from the coding sequence ATGGCTGAAAAAAGCACAGTTAAAGTTGATGAGGCAAAGTTAAACTTAATTGAGATGGTATTGAGGGCTTACGACCCTTGATACTCATGTGCTGCTCATATAATAGTTAAAGATGAGAAAGGAAACAAAATTATAGAGATTATTAAAGAATAA